One window of Peteryoungia desertarenae genomic DNA carries:
- the cheD gene encoding chemoreceptor glutamine deamidase CheD: MTDEVAAKRVHIIQGEWRVESDPNIVISTILGSCVAACLRDPVAGVGGMNHFLLPGSAAPGAGGGDASRYGVHLMELLINGLLKKGARRDRLEAKIFGGAKTIATFSNVGEQNAAFAMQFLRDEGIKVVGSSTGGEHGRKLEYWPVSGRARQYPLTGAETKKTVALESRPIPAAKPVESSIEFF, translated from the coding sequence ATGACAGACGAAGTTGCAGCCAAGCGCGTACACATCATTCAGGGGGAATGGAGGGTTGAGAGTGATCCAAACATCGTGATCTCAACGATTCTTGGTTCGTGCGTGGCTGCATGTCTTCGGGATCCGGTTGCAGGTGTCGGCGGAATGAATCACTTTCTTCTGCCTGGCTCTGCAGCCCCGGGGGCTGGCGGGGGAGATGCATCCCGCTACGGCGTTCACTTGATGGAGCTTCTGATCAACGGCCTCCTGAAGAAGGGCGCCCGCAGGGATCGGCTTGAAGCGAAGATCTTCGGTGGTGCCAAGACAATCGCGACATTCTCCAATGTCGGTGAACAGAATGCCGCCTTCGCCATGCAGTTCCTGCGCGATGAAGGCATCAAGGTCGTGGGGTCTTCTACGGGCGGAGAGCACGGTCGGAAACTGGAATATTGGCCGGTCAGCGGTCGCGCGAGACAGTATCCACTTACGGGCGCAGAAACGAAGAAGACGGTGGCTCTGGAGAGCCGTCCGATTCCTGCCGCAAAGCCCGTGGAAAGTTCAATCGAGTTCTTCTGA
- the cheT gene encoding chemotaxis protein CheT, whose translation MQNEHIADARGPEEELPEILMRIVSELHDVAYLIERIEPQLLELGGSKVLESPDSIKVMQGIDLAVQKTRGLAEFIDTITGTIPSDWMVDMTTALSLVKLADMQKALGAGLRHGHSQPLTKAAGDFDFF comes from the coding sequence ATGCAAAACGAACACATTGCGGATGCCCGAGGCCCCGAGGAGGAGCTGCCGGAAATCCTTATGCGCATCGTCAGCGAGTTGCATGACGTCGCCTATCTGATCGAGCGGATCGAACCGCAGCTCCTTGAGCTGGGTGGCTCCAAGGTGCTAGAGTCCCCGGACAGCATCAAGGTCATGCAGGGTATCGATCTCGCCGTGCAGAAAACCAGAGGTCTTGCTGAGTTTATCGATACGATCACGGGTACAATCCCTTCTGACTGGATGGTCGACATGACCACTGCACTCAGCCTCGTGAAACTGGCTGACATGCAAAAGGCGCTGGGGGCAGGCCTCCGTCACGGTCATTCGCAGCCATTGACCAAGGCCGCCGGAGACTTCGATTTCTTTTAA
- the fliF gene encoding flagellar basal-body MS-ring/collar protein FliF has translation MNLLDQLVQVFKNLGAMGQTKLMAMAGVTIISFALILAGAFYVNKPAYETLYVGLEPIDLNQVSIALAESGVDFEVGADGASISVPAGMTSKARLLLAERGLPNSANAGYELFDNVGSLGLTSFMQEVTRVRALEGEVARTIQQINGIAAARVHIVMPDVGNFRRGGQTPTASVMIRASSEAGRKAASSIRHLVASSVPGLDVEDVTILDSMGQLLAAGDETGGAANRSLGVVQSVQQEIETNIDKALAPFLGMDNFRSSVTAQVNTDSQQIQETIFDPESRVERSVRITREEQRSMQRTPDTAATVEQNVPQAAPDAGGAGPESSDEQDKKEEQTNYEINSRTVATVRNSYSIEKLSVAVVVNRGRIAAMVGEPVDQAKIDAYLAEMQKIVTTAAGLNPERGDVVTLTAMDFLENQLLQESATGPGIMEILSRNIGGIINSLAFVAVAFLIVWMGIRPMLRSVGGGAPAIAGGDGEQMAGLELPDFSPDLGGAAGGALMDGFGADFGFDSTDDLLTLDDDPNGGFNRRVKEGPERRLARMVELSEERAAKILRKWAVDRAA, from the coding sequence ATGAATCTGTTAGATCAACTAGTTCAGGTATTCAAAAACCTCGGAGCCATGGGCCAGACAAAGCTCATGGCGATGGCCGGGGTGACAATTATTTCTTTTGCACTTATTCTTGCCGGCGCATTCTACGTCAACAAACCAGCCTATGAGACCCTTTACGTCGGCCTTGAACCGATCGATCTGAACCAGGTTAGCATCGCCCTGGCCGAGTCCGGCGTCGATTTCGAAGTGGGTGCGGACGGGGCAAGCATCAGCGTGCCTGCCGGGATGACAAGCAAGGCTCGACTGCTTTTGGCCGAGCGCGGTCTGCCGAACAGCGCGAATGCCGGTTACGAGCTTTTTGATAATGTCGGTTCCCTGGGTCTGACCTCGTTCATGCAGGAAGTCACCCGCGTCAGGGCTCTGGAAGGCGAAGTGGCTCGCACGATCCAGCAGATCAACGGCATTGCTGCCGCCCGTGTGCATATCGTCATGCCGGATGTCGGCAATTTTCGACGCGGCGGCCAGACGCCGACGGCGTCTGTGATGATTCGGGCCTCATCCGAAGCGGGCCGCAAAGCCGCATCATCCATCCGGCACCTCGTTGCCTCATCGGTGCCGGGTCTTGATGTCGAGGACGTAACCATCCTGGATTCCATGGGCCAGCTGCTTGCAGCCGGCGATGAAACCGGTGGAGCCGCAAACCGCTCTCTGGGTGTGGTACAGTCTGTCCAGCAGGAAATCGAAACCAATATCGACAAGGCATTGGCCCCGTTCCTCGGTATGGATAACTTCCGGTCGAGCGTGACCGCTCAGGTCAATACAGACAGCCAGCAGATCCAGGAGACCATCTTCGATCCCGAATCGCGTGTCGAGCGGTCGGTGCGGATCACCCGTGAAGAACAGCGTTCGATGCAGCGGACTCCGGATACGGCGGCAACCGTCGAGCAGAATGTTCCTCAGGCCGCACCTGATGCTGGTGGCGCAGGTCCTGAATCGTCCGACGAACAGGACAAGAAGGAAGAGCAGACCAACTACGAAATCAACAGCCGAACCGTGGCCACTGTCCGCAACAGTTATTCGATCGAAAAGCTGTCTGTCGCGGTTGTTGTCAACCGCGGACGGATCGCCGCCATGGTTGGCGAGCCGGTCGACCAGGCCAAGATCGACGCTTATCTCGCCGAGATGCAGAAGATCGTGACGACGGCTGCTGGCCTCAATCCCGAGCGTGGCGATGTCGTTACCCTCACGGCCATGGATTTCCTCGAGAACCAGTTGCTCCAGGAATCCGCGACCGGCCCCGGGATCATGGAGATCCTGAGCCGCAACATTGGCGGCATCATCAACTCTCTCGCATTCGTTGCCGTTGCCTTCCTGATTGTCTGGATGGGTATTCGTCCGATGCTCCGCAGCGTCGGCGGTGGGGCGCCGGCAATTGCAGGTGGCGACGGTGAGCAGATGGCTGGTCTCGAACTGCCCGACTTCTCACCAGACCTTGGCGGTGCTGCTGGCGGTGCGTTGATGGATGGCTTCGGTGCCGACTTCGGTTTCGATAGCACCGATGATCTGCTCACCTTGGATGACGATCCGAACGGCGGCTTCAATCGCCGGGTCAAGGAAGGTCCGGAGCGGCGCCTTGCACGTATGGTTGAGCTGTCGGAAGAGCGGGCCGCCAAGATTCTGCGCAAGTGGGCAGTCGACAGGGCCGCCTGA